Part of the Lysobacter enzymogenes genome is shown below.
CGCTTCGCCATGCGCGTGAACGAATCGTTCAGCATGCGCGCGCATCGGCGCGCCGCTTACACCTTGCTTATACAAACGCGTTCCTCGCGCGAGCGCGTCGCTGCGCGCGTGCGGCGCGAGCGCGCGACTGAACGAATCGTTCAGCCCGCCACACGCGATGCCGGCGCGATCGCCGCGATGAGCGCGATACAGCTGCGTCGTGCGCACATAGTTTGTCTATACGACGCGTCGCGAATGCTCATGTCGGCAGCGCGCGAACCTCGATGCGTGCGCTGTTTCTATACGCATCGCGCCGGCTGCGTATGCAGCGCAAACGCCACGAATCAGCGGCTTTGCCGCGATCAGGCTCGTTGTGCAAAGACGCGATGCAAAGCCATCGCACCGAATCGGCAAGATGCGACGCAATGCGATGCAAAGCGTTCGCGTGCATGCGACGCGATTCGCCGACTCCGACGCAATCGGTCAAAAACACCTGGAATTCATCACATTTGACGCTCGCGACGCGAGGCTTTCGATGCGATGACAGTGGCCTCTACGACCGACTGCGCAAAGTCTCCCGCTGCCAACCGCAAAGCAGTGCGGGGAGTTGGAACGTACTTTTGCATGGCGTTTTAACACGCCTATAACGAGATTACTGGAGAGAGATAGATGAACCATCGTAGTCTGCGCCCCACGGCGCGGTACGGCGTTCTGCCGTCCGCCATCGCCGCAGCGCTCGTGTCCGCTCTGGTCCCGGCGATCGCCGGCGCACAAGAAGCCGACGCCTCCAAGAACCCGACCACTCTCGATCGCATCGAGGTGACCGGTTCGCGCATTCGCCAGGCCAACCTGGAGACGTCGCAGCCGGTCGTCACCATGACCCGCGCCGAAATCCAGAAGCAAGGCTTCACTTCGGTCGCCGACATCGTCCAGAACATCACCGCCACCGGTTCGCCGGCGATCTCGCGTTCCGACGCGCTCGCCTCGGGCGAAGAAGTGGGCGGCCAGTACGTCGACCTGCGCGGCCTCGGCCCGCAGCGCACCCTGGTGCTGATCGACGGCAAGCGCATGGGCATCAGCTCGGCCGGTTATTCCGACCTGGCGTCGATCCCCAGCTCGATCGTCGAGCGCATCGAAGTGCTGACCGACGGCGCCTCGGCGCTGTACGGCTCCGACGCCATCGCCGGCGTGGTCAACATCATCACCCGCAAGCGTTTCGACGGCCTCGAAGGCAGCGCCTACATCGGCCAGTACGGCCAGGGCGACGGCAACAAGGAGGTCTACAACTTCGTCATCGGCCAGACCGGTGAGCGCGGTTCGGTGACCTTGGGCGCCGAGTACAGCAAGGAAGATCCGGTCTTCGCCCGCGACCGCGACTTCACCCTCTACCCGAACGGCCGCGCCCACCCGACCCCCGACCTGGGCGGCCCGGAAGGCAGCGTGCGCAGCAACGGCTGGAGCGCGATCAATCAGTGGGGCACCCTGATCGACGCGAACAAGAACAGCTGGACCGCGAACCGCGGCACCACCGATACCACCAAGATTTCGAACTTCCACCCGACCAACGGTCTGACCGACCAGGCCAACCCGAACGAAGAGATGTATCTCTCGACGGCGCTGGAGCGTCGTTCGGTGTTCGCCAACGCCGAGTTCGACATCACCGACAACCTGCGCGCCAAGGCCGACATCCTGTACACGGATCGCGAAGCCACCCAGCAGGTCGCCGGTTATCCGTTCCGCTCGACCGGTTTCGATCGCTATAGCGGCGATCTGAGTCTGAAGGGCGACAGCGCGTTCAATCCGCTCGGCTACGACGCCAACTTCATGCGCCGTACCTGGGAAGTGCCGCGTCAGACCAAGTCCGAGCTGACCACCTACCGTTTCAGCGGCGGTCTGGAAGGTTCGTTCGAACTGGCCGGCAAGACCTGGGACTGGGACGCCAGCTACCTGTACAACCAGAACAAGGGCGTCAAGACCGGCACCGGCAACCTGTTCCTGCCGAACGCCGAGAAGGCCCTGGGCCCGTCGTTCGTCGACGCCAACGGCGTCGCGCGTTGCGGCACCGCCGCCAACCCGATCGACGGCTGCCTGGCGTGGAACCCGTTGCTGGGTCCGGACGTCACCGGCCCGGGTTCGTTGAACAACAAGGATCTGCAGAAGTACCTGTTCCTGCCGACCCACGACACCTCGACCACCAAG
Proteins encoded:
- a CDS encoding TonB-dependent receptor plug domain-containing protein, producing the protein MNHRSLRPTARYGVLPSAIAAALVSALVPAIAGAQEADASKNPTTLDRIEVTGSRIRQANLETSQPVVTMTRAEIQKQGFTSVADIVQNITATGSPAISRSDALASGEEVGGQYVDLRGLGPQRTLVLIDGKRMGISSAGYSDLASIPSSIVERIEVLTDGASALYGSDAIAGVVNIITRKRFDGLEGSAYIGQYGQGDGNKEVYNFVIGQTGERGSVTLGAEYSKEDPVFARDRDFTLYPNGRAHPTPDLGGPEGSVRSNGWSAINQWGTLIDANKNSWTANRGTTDTTKISNFHPTNGLTDQANPNEEMYLSTALERRSVFANAEFDITDNLRAKADILYTDREATQQVAGYPFRSTGFDRYSGDLSLKGDSAFNPLGYDANFMRRTWEVPRQTKSELTTYRFSGGLEGSFELAGKTWDWDASYLYNQNKGVKTGTGNLFLPNAEKALGPSFVDANGVARCGTAANPIDGCLAWNPLLGPDVTGPGSLNNKDLQKYLFLPTHDTSTTKTEVYSLNLSGTLATLPAGDLGLAAGYEHRKESAHYSPDALLQSGLSSDLAGSETQGGYSLDEFYVELAVPVLSDVTFAKELSFNIAGRYSDYNTFGDTTNGKFSLKWKPIDDLLIRGTYATGFRAPTVADLYGGVGESFDNYTDPCDTLFGSAVRNPQVAARCGANVPANFRQVASGGKPATGPNAQSDSAFLSGSNPLLKPETSKSTNIGFVYSPSWFSGFDVSLDWWKIKIEDVIAAETVSSILNNCYVLGIQSACGRFVRDTDPDNLGQVVGVTRTLINGGYQETAGYDLGISYRLADTRYGNFAFNWKTTYVDYSEYKRDNESTTPVEQRASWVADGLSNFRVRSNFNADWSWGDFGASWGIRYYSGLKEECAYDLDGGKECSDPNYRSSYKGAVPVREVGSNTFHDLQVRYNTPWNATVAVGANNVFDHTGQTMFSQPNGGFSYNGAYDIGRFVYMKYTQRF